A single Blastopirellula marina DNA region contains:
- a CDS encoding helix-turn-helix domain-containing protein produces MTSENLDPSRLVSIKELSQSANVPVVTLRRWARQGKIPYYQPGGKNGRLFFPADAIQASESTSPASERSTPQAGRTPKWMS; encoded by the coding sequence ATGACTTCCGAAAATCTTGACCCGTCTAGGCTCGTTTCGATCAAGGAACTGAGCCAGTCGGCCAATGTTCCTGTCGTCACCTTACGGCGATGGGCTCGACAGGGGAAAATCCCCTACTATCAGCCAGGCGGCAAGAATGGCCGCCTGTTCTTTCCAGCCGATGCCATTCAGGCGTCGGAGTCTACTTCTCCCGCTTCGGAGCGTTCTACGCCCCAAGCGGGGCGAACTCCGAAGTGGATGTCTTAA